The Erythrobacter sp. JK5 genome includes a region encoding these proteins:
- a CDS encoding metallophosphoesterase: protein MSIRHVVLSDLHLGARDSLLTHVHGSGEIADGPCEVLAAFANGMRETLADQEKPQLVLLGDALDLGLSPFGDVSKSFLQLLDAFFPADGTDLFDREIIYVAGNHDHHLWRMAQDHGFVSAIAGGQIPGDLDAVTTIFGTPSHRCRMMESLIAHRPHLQDASVRIAYPNWGLHDAGSGRAVVMHHGHYLDGMYRALSHVRGFLGDGDPRPATMRQLEQENGPWIDFLWSDLGSAGEIGGEAGSLYGTMLSAGASHDFAESIARRVTGGLHSRLGIDPKMELKYGVTLDNLIRAAVDLTAGRAAERQRDGYGHVLGEAEIEDIGWYLGKPLAEQMRQELAYTPRELSFIFGHTHKPFQDELLVDGCDVPVGIFNTGGWVLDEPTLMPVQGCAAMLVSDDLEVASLRLFNDPTDGTIAPVRVEGSGRETRLVDEAGEAVERASRHWAEFSRIVHAHIVEEADKRVRQMLDKSNEQLREAAE, encoded by the coding sequence ATGAGCATTCGCCACGTCGTCCTGTCCGATCTACACCTCGGTGCGCGCGACAGCCTGCTGACCCATGTGCACGGAAGCGGCGAGATTGCTGACGGTCCGTGCGAAGTGCTTGCCGCCTTCGCCAACGGTATGCGTGAGACTTTGGCCGATCAAGAAAAGCCGCAACTCGTCTTGCTCGGCGATGCGCTCGACCTGGGCCTCTCGCCGTTCGGCGACGTGTCGAAGAGCTTTCTCCAACTGCTTGACGCATTCTTCCCTGCGGATGGCACCGACCTGTTCGACCGCGAAATCATCTATGTCGCTGGCAACCATGACCACCATTTGTGGCGCATGGCGCAGGACCATGGCTTCGTCAGCGCGATCGCGGGCGGGCAGATTCCCGGCGATCTCGATGCGGTGACGACCATCTTCGGAACGCCCTCGCATCGCTGCCGGATGATGGAATCGCTCATCGCTCACCGGCCGCATTTGCAGGACGCATCGGTGAGGATCGCCTACCCGAACTGGGGACTACACGATGCCGGTTCAGGACGCGCAGTGGTCATGCATCACGGGCACTATCTCGACGGCATGTACCGCGCGCTCTCGCATGTGCGGGGCTTTCTCGGCGATGGCGATCCGCGTCCTGCCACGATGCGTCAGCTGGAGCAGGAGAACGGGCCGTGGATCGATTTCCTGTGGTCCGACCTCGGCAGCGCGGGCGAGATCGGCGGCGAAGCCGGTTCGCTCTATGGGACGATGCTGAGCGCGGGCGCCAGCCACGACTTCGCCGAAAGCATTGCGCGGCGGGTGACCGGTGGCCTGCATTCCAGGCTCGGCATCGACCCGAAGATGGAACTCAAATATGGGGTTACGCTAGACAATTTGATCCGCGCTGCGGTCGATCTGACGGCGGGTCGTGCCGCCGAGCGCCAGCGCGACGGCTATGGACACGTGCTTGGCGAAGCCGAGATCGAGGATATCGGCTGGTATCTCGGCAAGCCTCTGGCTGAGCAAATGCGTCAGGAACTGGCGTACACGCCGCGCGAGCTGTCCTTCATATTCGGCCATACGCACAAGCCATTCCAGGACGAGCTGCTGGTCGATGGTTGCGACGTCCCCGTCGGCATCTTCAACACCGGCGGCTGGGTGCTCGACGAGCCGACGCTGATGCCGGTGCAGGGCTGTGCGGCGATGCTGGTTTCGGACGATCTGGAGGTCGCATCGCTGCGGCTGTTCAACGATCCGACCGACGGCACGATTGCCCCGGTCCGGGTCGAGGGCAGCGGTCGTGAAACACGGCTGGTCGATGAGGCTGGCGAGGCGGTGGAGCGGGCTTCCAGGCACTGGGCCGAGTTCTCGCGCATCGTCCACGCGCACATTGTCGAGGAGGCCGACAAACGCGTCCGCCAGATGCTCGATAAATCCAACGAACAGCTGCGAGAGGCGGCGGAATGA
- a CDS encoding GMC family oxidoreductase N-terminal domain-containing protein, with product MTLQKRIARGLSEAKSHYTVLVVGSGYGAGVAASRLARAGQDVCVLERGKEMLPGEYPNKLADAQGAMQFNVKAGWIGSPDALFEVHVNDDQYALVGCGLGGTSLINANVSLELDKRLLDQAHWPAAFRDDPHAIDTYYERAREMLAPNVYPDTHPPLGKLEALEHSAKAMRKRFYKTPINVTFEDKTNKFGVPQPACTNCGDCTSGCNVGAKNTTLMNYLPDAANHGAEIFTQAKVLWIERDGDQWRVHVEHNGEDGAPVTITADHVILGAGAIGSTEILLRSRDKGLPLSDRLGESFSGNGDALGFAYDSYFKAHKDGDDVTAAPIYAMGVGTNNVAQEAYPGPCITGVIDMRDSEDVTKGLVIEEGVAPGILAAGLGPAFFFGEALADGFTRFGFDQVKPRLLDAKAMGEAVQTDPGSIAEWAYKGPMSRTLTYLVMSVDDSQGQLALEDDRITIRWAEDGQQATFRHDDDTMREAAEAIEAQYFSDPLWSEQLGRKLITVHPIGGCGMGDDAASGVVDDTCRVFAGTSGTDVHQGLYVCDGAALPGAVGVNPLLTITAVAERAVEKLVQREGWTIDYSLGEEGPLPQEVPAEELDEAEPQELPHPEHLKLSIAKWVGGHAIEPVADAVTHAAKHFESGAIEEGKAAIRQLVKEHPEAMSPGLAFTETMAGHISATGCHHRPCGHVERIRDDYANGAAWGQVEKSVCSFKLTVTTDNLHRMIEEPEHRSRITGEVLLTAIAPDPMPVREGTFRLLVANPEKAESWKMLYDMVLEGPKGPIHFHGFKTLEERGQGSAKSDPWTDLTTLFVTLRHGEDATGKLIGRGVLKLGIDEFMRQLTTITVHDADTLVGHVVNLIPRAKKAIETYFVAKYAGFFAMTVFRAYGGMLATLNDFSGKDAAALKLRDLHLPPAERHIVPTGDGVNIALTRYRGGARGPVVLAPGFSVRASSFATPTVDENLTESLVAQGYDVWLFDYRASADSGNDTEHPPEFTIDDIARYDWPAAVTKIRAVTGADSVQALAHCVGSMSLLMGIGAGWVSGVSSLISSQLTLHPVTDWLNYMKADLGVAGMLGEISLLDGHMDFVSQGTEADYEIDAVAYQIPVPEGQACKNPTCRRVFGTFGPSWDHRQLGHDTHLALGSMFSRVSLSPFKQLGEIMHKGLAVDVEGKAIYTGKEAARRLALPITFLSGATNQIFYPESGQRTRVWLAEHNGSELYRQQIIPGYGHMDLFIGRNAHRDVTPLIVEELDRLDRQGGFEEVRDTA from the coding sequence ATGACTCTTCAGAAACGTATCGCTCGCGGCCTTTCCGAGGCGAAATCGCATTACACCGTTCTTGTTGTCGGGTCTGGCTATGGCGCGGGCGTCGCCGCCTCACGTCTCGCGCGGGCAGGGCAGGACGTGTGCGTGCTCGAGCGCGGCAAGGAAATGCTGCCCGGCGAATATCCGAACAAGCTGGCCGATGCGCAGGGCGCGATGCAGTTCAACGTCAAGGCCGGGTGGATCGGATCGCCCGACGCGCTGTTCGAAGTTCACGTCAACGACGATCAGTATGCGCTGGTGGGATGCGGTCTCGGCGGGACCTCGCTGATCAATGCCAACGTGTCGCTGGAACTGGACAAGCGTCTGCTCGACCAGGCGCACTGGCCCGCGGCCTTCCGCGACGATCCGCACGCGATCGACACCTATTACGAGCGCGCGCGCGAAATGCTTGCGCCCAACGTCTATCCCGACACGCACCCGCCGCTCGGCAAGCTCGAAGCGCTCGAGCATTCGGCGAAGGCAATGCGCAAGCGCTTCTACAAGACCCCGATCAACGTCACCTTCGAGGACAAGACCAACAAGTTCGGCGTCCCGCAGCCCGCCTGCACCAATTGCGGCGACTGCACATCGGGCTGCAATGTCGGTGCGAAGAACACCACGCTGATGAACTACCTGCCCGATGCCGCCAATCACGGGGCGGAGATCTTCACGCAGGCGAAGGTGCTGTGGATCGAGCGGGATGGCGACCAGTGGCGGGTGCATGTCGAGCACAATGGCGAGGATGGTGCGCCGGTGACCATCACCGCCGATCACGTAATCCTCGGCGCAGGCGCGATCGGATCGACCGAAATCCTGCTGCGCTCGCGCGACAAGGGCCTGCCCCTGTCCGACCGGCTCGGCGAGAGTTTCTCGGGTAATGGCGATGCGCTCGGCTTCGCCTATGACAGCTACTTCAAGGCGCACAAGGACGGCGATGATGTCACCGCCGCGCCCATCTACGCCATGGGTGTCGGCACGAACAACGTCGCACAGGAAGCCTATCCCGGCCCCTGCATCACCGGCGTCATCGACATGCGCGACAGCGAGGACGTGACCAAGGGACTGGTGATCGAAGAGGGCGTCGCCCCTGGAATTCTCGCCGCAGGCCTCGGCCCCGCCTTTTTCTTCGGCGAGGCTCTCGCCGATGGCTTCACCCGCTTCGGCTTCGACCAGGTCAAGCCGCGCCTGCTCGATGCCAAGGCGATGGGCGAGGCGGTGCAGACCGATCCCGGCAGCATCGCCGAATGGGCGTACAAGGGCCCGATGTCGCGCACGCTGACCTATCTCGTCATGAGCGTGGACGACTCCCAAGGGCAACTCGCGCTCGAAGACGACCGCATCACCATCCGCTGGGCCGAAGATGGCCAGCAAGCGACGTTCCGTCACGACGACGACACAATGCGCGAGGCGGCCGAAGCGATCGAGGCGCAGTACTTCTCCGACCCGCTATGGTCCGAACAGTTGGGCCGCAAACTGATCACCGTGCACCCGATCGGCGGTTGCGGCATGGGCGACGACGCCGCTTCGGGCGTGGTCGACGATACCTGCCGGGTGTTCGCGGGCACCAGCGGCACCGATGTTCACCAAGGCCTCTATGTCTGTGACGGTGCCGCGCTCCCGGGCGCAGTCGGGGTCAATCCGCTGCTGACCATCACGGCTGTTGCCGAGCGCGCGGTCGAAAAGCTCGTCCAGCGCGAAGGCTGGACCATCGATTATTCGCTCGGCGAGGAGGGGCCGCTGCCTCAGGAGGTCCCTGCCGAAGAGCTGGACGAAGCGGAGCCGCAAGAGCTTCCGCATCCCGAGCACCTCAAGCTTTCCATCGCCAAATGGGTCGGCGGTCATGCCATCGAACCCGTTGCCGATGCTGTCACCCATGCCGCCAAACACTTCGAAAGCGGGGCGATCGAGGAAGGAAAGGCCGCGATCCGCCAGCTGGTGAAGGAGCATCCCGAAGCGATGAGCCCGGGTCTCGCCTTCACCGAAACCATGGCGGGCCACATCAGCGCCACCGGTTGCCACCATCGCCCCTGCGGCCATGTCGAGCGCATTCGCGACGACTACGCCAACGGTGCGGCATGGGGTCAGGTGGAAAAGAGCGTGTGCAGCTTCAAGCTGACCGTCACGACCGACAATCTCCACCGCATGATCGAGGAGCCGGAGCACCGTTCGCGGATCACGGGCGAAGTGCTGCTGACCGCAATCGCGCCCGATCCTATGCCGGTGCGCGAAGGCACATTCCGCTTGCTGGTCGCCAATCCGGAGAAGGCTGAGAGCTGGAAAATGCTCTACGACATGGTGCTGGAGGGGCCCAAGGGACCGATCCATTTTCATGGCTTCAAGACGCTGGAAGAGCGCGGCCAAGGGAGCGCAAAGTCCGACCCGTGGACCGATCTGACCACGCTGTTCGTCACCCTGCGCCACGGCGAAGACGCGACCGGCAAACTGATCGGGCGCGGCGTGTTGAAGCTCGGGATCGATGAGTTCATGCGCCAGCTCACCACCATCACCGTCCACGATGCGGACACGCTGGTTGGCCATGTCGTCAACCTGATCCCGCGTGCGAAGAAGGCGATCGAGACCTATTTCGTCGCCAAGTATGCGGGCTTTTTCGCGATGACGGTGTTCCGCGCCTATGGAGGGATGCTGGCGACGCTCAACGATTTCTCGGGCAAGGACGCGGCGGCACTCAAGCTGCGCGACCTGCACCTTCCGCCTGCGGAGCGCCACATCGTGCCGACCGGCGACGGGGTCAACATCGCCCTCACACGCTATCGCGGCGGCGCGCGAGGTCCGGTGGTGCTGGCCCCGGGTTTCTCGGTGCGCGCGTCGAGCTTCGCGACTCCCACGGTCGACGAGAACCTCACCGAAAGCCTCGTTGCGCAGGGATATGACGTGTGGCTGTTCGATTATCGCGCGAGTGCGGATTCGGGCAACGACACCGAGCATCCGCCCGAGTTCACCATCGACGATATCGCTCGCTACGACTGGCCTGCTGCCGTCACGAAAATCCGCGCGGTGACCGGTGCCGACAGCGTCCAGGCGCTCGCACATTGCGTCGGATCGATGAGCCTGCTGATGGGCATCGGTGCGGGTTGGGTCAGTGGTGTCAGCTCGCTGATCAGCTCACAGCTGACCCTGCATCCGGTCACCGATTGGCTCAACTACATGAAGGCCGATCTCGGCGTCGCGGGGATGCTCGGAGAGATTTCCTTGCTCGACGGGCATATGGACTTCGTCAGCCAGGGCACCGAAGCGGATTACGAGATCGATGCGGTCGCGTACCAGATTCCCGTGCCCGAAGGGCAGGCGTGCAAGAACCCGACCTGCCGCCGCGTGTTCGGCACGTTCGGTCCAAGCTGGGATCACCGCCAGCTCGGCCACGACACGCATCTGGCGCTCGGCAGCATGTTCAGCCGGGTCTCGCTGTCGCCGTTCAAGCAATTGGGCGAGATCATGCACAAGGGGCTGGCCGTCGATGTCGAGGGCAAAGCGATCTACACCGGAAAGGAAGCGGCGCGGCGTCTGGCCTTGCCGATCACGTTCCTGTCGGGCGCGACCAACCAGATCTTCTACCCTGAAAGCGGTCAGCGCACCCGCGTCTGGCTGGCGGAACACAATGGCAGTGAGCTGTATCGCCAGCAGATCATTCCCGGTTACGGTCACATGGACCTGTTCATCGGCCGCAACGCGCACCGGGATGTGACGCCGTTGATCGTGGAAGAGCTCGATCGGCTCGACCGACAGGGTGGCTTCGAAGAGGTTCGCGATACCGCCTGA
- a CDS encoding serine hydrolase, giving the protein MAHAFQASIASGAALGAACTIMHRGKTLVDLHGGWKDQSRNRVWEADDIALVYSLTKGLTGMAAAVAVSRGLFTYDERVADIWPEFAAHGKGAVSVGEALSEQAGLAAIDTRLTLENIGDEAAICAAIAEQKPNWAPGDHSGNHAYTLGWIASELIHRRDPAGRRLPQFFAEEIAGPIGADVFVGLPENFDRDRIARIEGFGMQDLFFHHTTMPWALTLKMCLPGTLAFRTLNNPLVLEGPGALDNEAFWRVGQGAAGGMASARGLAALYGAFAEGGDKLGVTPEVMANLSAGHPYPRKGLKDQVLTADMYYSYGFEKPFSEWEFARTRSAFGSFAVGGSLAFCDPEDGVAYAWITNTLGTGKWDDPREKTVREAFYACLENRS; this is encoded by the coding sequence GTGGCCCATGCTTTCCAGGCATCGATCGCTTCGGGCGCGGCACTGGGTGCGGCGTGCACGATTATGCATCGCGGCAAGACGCTGGTGGATCTTCACGGCGGATGGAAAGACCAGTCGCGCAATCGTGTCTGGGAAGCCGACGATATCGCGCTGGTCTATTCGTTGACCAAGGGGCTGACGGGGATGGCTGCCGCCGTGGCGGTTTCGCGCGGGCTGTTCACGTACGACGAGCGTGTTGCCGACATCTGGCCGGAATTTGCCGCTCACGGAAAGGGCGCAGTATCGGTGGGCGAGGCGCTGTCCGAGCAGGCGGGTCTTGCCGCGATCGACACCAGGCTCACGCTCGAAAATATCGGCGACGAAGCGGCGATCTGCGCGGCTATCGCCGAACAGAAGCCCAACTGGGCGCCGGGCGATCATTCCGGGAACCACGCTTACACGCTCGGATGGATCGCCAGCGAGCTGATCCATCGCCGCGACCCGGCTGGACGCCGCCTGCCGCAATTCTTCGCCGAGGAGATCGCCGGGCCGATTGGGGCCGATGTTTTCGTCGGCCTGCCCGAAAATTTCGACCGCGATCGGATCGCGCGGATCGAAGGGTTCGGGATGCAGGATCTGTTCTTCCACCATACCACGATGCCATGGGCGCTCACCTTGAAGATGTGCCTGCCGGGCACGCTCGCCTTCCGCACGCTCAACAATCCGCTGGTCCTCGAAGGGCCGGGGGCGCTCGACAACGAAGCGTTCTGGCGTGTGGGGCAGGGCGCGGCCGGTGGGATGGCGTCGGCGCGCGGGCTGGCTGCGCTCTACGGTGCTTTCGCCGAGGGTGGTGACAAGCTGGGTGTGACGCCCGAAGTCATGGCCAACCTTTCCGCCGGCCATCCTTACCCGCGCAAGGGGCTCAAGGATCAGGTCCTGACCGCCGACATGTACTATTCCTACGGCTTCGAAAAGCCGTTCAGTGAATGGGAATTCGCCCGGACCCGCAGCGCCTTCGGCAGCTTCGCGGTCGGCGGTTCTCTGGCGTTTTGTGACCCCGAAGACGGCGTTGCCTACGCCTGGATCACCAACACACTTGGCACCGGCAAGTGGGACGATCCCCGCGAAAAGACGGTGCGCGAAGCCTTTTATGCCTGCCTGGAGAACCGCTCATGA
- a CDS encoding VirB4 family type IV secretion/conjugal transfer ATPase, with product MQFLSPLTRDPKVIAREAPAGAHLPYARHIDDATIETRDGLLMQTIRLGGLLFETADSDELNYRSQLRDAMLRTLGSSRFAVYHHVVRRRAEASLQPVIADDFSARLDERWQAKLAGKQLYVNELFLTIVRRPLQGRIGLADRMRSWLLRSAHRDAGQIAADKHALDRARDALMASLSAYDPRLLTVYESDAGPRSEPLEFLSCLFNADMRPVALPHGDLGHFIPARRISFGQDCVELGPTGELPRRFVAMISIKDYPGATFPGMFDELYRLPFELHVSQSFAMVERAQALGQMNLALRRMRSAEDEALSLREELTVAKDEVAAGRAGFGEHHSTISVHAEDLAALEEHVAEVIALLADLGINAVREDIALEPTYWAQFPGNFRYIGRRGLVSTTNFAGLASLHNFPVGRARGNHWGDAVTLFETTAAGPYFFNFHQQDLGNFTVIGPSGSGKTVLLNFLLAQARRFNPRTIFFDKDRGAELFIRAIGGQYDRLRPGSPSGLNPLQLDDTPDNRQFLIDWLTLLAGGASAAETDRFRDAIDTSFQQPFERRRLRYLVELFRGGDRPRPDDLGARLRPWWGEGERAWLFDNPIDQTDLSHQTVGFDMTAILDDPAARTPAMFYFFHRVEQRLDGSPAIILIDEGWKALDDEVFVRRIKDWEKTIRKRNGVVGFATQSAQDALESKIASAIIEQAATQIFMVNPKARAEDYINGFGLSRHEFDLVRTLPDTSRCFLIKHGRDSVVARLDLSGETELLTILSGRESTVRIFDTLVEKTGTDPANWLHLLIEKAA from the coding sequence ATGCAATTCCTATCGCCCCTGACGCGTGATCCCAAGGTGATCGCCCGCGAGGCACCGGCAGGGGCGCACCTGCCCTATGCGCGGCATATCGACGACGCCACGATCGAGACCCGCGACGGGCTGCTGATGCAGACCATCCGGCTCGGCGGCCTGCTGTTCGAAACCGCCGACAGCGATGAACTGAACTATCGCAGCCAGCTGCGCGATGCGATGCTGCGGACGCTGGGGAGTTCGCGCTTTGCGGTCTACCACCACGTCGTCCGGCGGCGCGCCGAAGCGTCGCTTCAGCCGGTCATCGCCGACGATTTCTCGGCCCGGCTCGACGAGCGATGGCAGGCGAAGCTTGCGGGCAAGCAGCTGTACGTCAACGAGCTGTTCCTGACGATCGTACGCCGCCCGCTGCAGGGGCGGATCGGGCTGGCCGACCGGATGCGCAGCTGGCTGCTGCGCAGCGCTCACCGCGATGCCGGGCAGATCGCAGCCGACAAGCACGCGCTCGATCGCGCGCGCGATGCGCTGATGGCATCGCTGTCGGCCTACGATCCGCGGCTGCTTACGGTCTATGAAAGCGACGCGGGTCCACGATCCGAACCGCTCGAATTCCTCTCCTGCCTGTTCAACGCCGATATGCGCCCGGTCGCGCTGCCGCATGGCGATCTCGGTCACTTCATCCCGGCGCGGCGGATCAGCTTCGGGCAGGACTGCGTCGAACTCGGCCCGACCGGCGAGCTGCCCCGCCGCTTCGTCGCGATGATCTCGATCAAGGATTATCCCGGCGCGACCTTTCCCGGCATGTTCGACGAGCTCTATCGCCTGCCGTTCGAGCTGCACGTGTCGCAAAGCTTCGCGATGGTCGAACGCGCCCAGGCGCTGGGCCAGATGAACCTCGCGCTGCGGCGGATGCGCTCCGCCGAGGACGAGGCGCTGTCGCTGCGCGAGGAACTGACGGTCGCGAAGGACGAGGTTGCGGCCGGGCGTGCCGGTTTCGGCGAACATCACTCGACCATCTCGGTCCATGCCGAAGACCTCGCCGCGCTCGAAGAGCATGTCGCCGAAGTGATTGCCCTGCTGGCCGATCTCGGGATCAACGCCGTGCGCGAGGATATCGCGCTCGAGCCGACCTACTGGGCGCAGTTTCCCGGCAATTTCCGCTATATCGGACGGCGGGGACTGGTCTCGACCACCAATTTCGCCGGACTTGCCAGCCTGCACAATTTTCCGGTCGGGCGCGCACGCGGCAACCACTGGGGCGATGCGGTCACCCTGTTCGAAACCACCGCTGCGGGCCCGTATTTCTTCAATTTCCATCAGCAGGATCTGGGCAACTTCACCGTCATCGGGCCGTCGGGTTCGGGCAAGACGGTGCTGCTCAATTTCCTTCTGGCGCAGGCGCGCCGGTTCAACCCGCGCACGATCTTCTTCGACAAGGATCGCGGGGCGGAGCTGTTCATCCGCGCGATCGGCGGTCAGTACGACCGGCTGCGTCCCGGCTCGCCTTCGGGCCTCAATCCGCTCCAGCTCGACGACACGCCCGACAACCGGCAATTCCTGATCGACTGGCTCACGCTGCTCGCGGGCGGCGCCAGCGCGGCGGAAACCGACCGGTTCCGGGATGCGATAGACACCAGTTTCCAGCAGCCGTTCGAACGGCGGCGGTTGCGCTACCTGGTCGAACTGTTTCGCGGCGGCGACCGGCCCCGGCCCGACGATCTTGGCGCGCGGTTGCGCCCATGGTGGGGTGAAGGCGAGCGCGCCTGGCTGTTCGACAATCCGATCGACCAGACCGATCTGTCTCATCAGACCGTCGGCTTCGACATGACCGCGATCCTCGACGATCCGGCGGCGCGCACTCCGGCGATGTTCTACTTCTTCCACCGGGTCGAACAGCGACTGGACGGCAGCCCGGCGATCATCCTGATCGACGAGGGCTGGAAGGCGCTCGATGACGAGGTGTTCGTGCGCCGGATCAAGGACTGGGAAAAGACCATCCGCAAGCGCAACGGCGTGGTCGGGTTCGCGACCCAGAGCGCGCAAGACGCGCTCGAGAGCAAGATCGCGAGCGCCATCATCGAGCAGGCTGCCACGCAGATCTTCATGGTCAATCCCAAGGCGCGGGCCGAGGACTACATCAACGGCTTCGGTCTCAGCCGCCACGAATTCGACCTCGTGCGCACCCTGCCCGACACGTCTCGCTGCTTCCTCATCAAGCATGGCCGCGACAGCGTGGTCGCGCGGCTCGATCTGTCGGGCGAGACCGAGCTGCTGACCATCCTTTCGGGCCGCGAAAGCACGGTGCGGATTTTCGATACGCTGGTCGAAAAAACCGGCACCGATCCCGCCAACTGGCTGCACCTACTGATCGAGAAGGCCGCGTGA
- a CDS encoding type IV secretion system protein VirB3, translated as MFAGVTYTFFVINAVIAVELFLIFRAWWVLLVAVVIHGIGMLACLREPRIFDLWITRVRNCPRVRNYAIWKCNSYRP; from the coding sequence ATGTTCGCCGGCGTCACCTACACGTTTTTCGTCATCAACGCCGTGATCGCGGTCGAGCTGTTCCTGATCTTTCGCGCCTGGTGGGTGTTGCTGGTGGCGGTGGTGATCCACGGTATCGGAATGCTCGCCTGTCTGCGTGAACCGCGGATCTTCGACCTCTGGATAACCCGCGTGCGCAATTGCCCGCGCGTAAGAAATTACGCGATCTGGAAATGCAATTCCTATCGCCCCTGA
- a CDS encoding diguanylate cyclase has protein sequence MQTQILGLLPPLMALFFAATFTALWRAGRLKRHVLGFAIAYVLSAIGFLITHFLPADALYTFHTTQLFYATASAVILAAACERAGQRLHLGSMTFVYLLTAAVLAITISVSNDVAPRLIIVNMGYGVMFAMGVTTLLTARRRELIDLAVIAVMAFQAADFLIRPTLTLLFERSIPAEIYRDSIYYSVIGLVLGIKGVTTALVLIGATIAEWTTALRESSEQDLLTGLHNRGSFEQTMRKLLPRAQMERRALSLVVADIDHFKQVNDIWGHQAGDQAIAAFGELVGKMVRGCDTSGRIGGEEFCIAVWNCETGPAVRLAERIRQAFASLEHSGLNDDIRLTASFGVATARDGETYEQLFARADEALYRAKTNGRDRVVNAEERRLDPASARPQSELIELKRAAAER, from the coding sequence ATGCAAACTCAAATCCTAGGACTGTTGCCGCCGCTGATGGCGCTGTTCTTTGCAGCGACATTCACGGCGCTTTGGCGGGCGGGGCGGCTCAAGCGCCACGTGCTGGGCTTTGCCATCGCCTACGTCCTGTCGGCGATCGGATTTCTGATTACCCATTTCCTCCCGGCCGATGCGCTCTACACCTTCCACACCACGCAGCTGTTCTACGCTACGGCTTCGGCCGTCATTCTGGCGGCCGCCTGCGAGCGGGCAGGGCAGCGCCTGCACCTGGGAAGCATGACGTTCGTCTACCTCCTCACCGCAGCGGTGCTGGCGATCACGATCAGCGTTTCCAACGATGTCGCCCCGCGCCTGATCATCGTCAACATGGGCTACGGGGTGATGTTCGCGATGGGCGTCACGACCCTGCTGACCGCACGTCGGCGCGAACTCATCGATCTTGCGGTGATCGCTGTCATGGCGTTTCAGGCGGCCGACTTCCTCATCAGGCCGACGCTGACCTTGCTGTTCGAACGCTCGATCCCGGCGGAAATCTACCGCGATTCGATCTACTATTCCGTGATCGGTCTCGTGCTCGGGATAAAGGGCGTGACGACCGCCCTGGTCCTGATCGGTGCAACGATCGCCGAATGGACGACCGCCCTCCGCGAAAGCAGCGAGCAAGACCTGCTCACCGGGCTGCACAACCGCGGCTCGTTCGAACAAACCATGCGCAAGCTTCTCCCGCGGGCGCAGATGGAACGCCGCGCGCTCAGCCTCGTGGTTGCCGATATCGATCACTTCAAGCAGGTGAACGACATCTGGGGGCATCAGGCTGGCGACCAGGCGATCGCGGCCTTCGGCGAGCTGGTGGGCAAGATGGTGCGCGGATGCGACACGTCCGGTCGGATCGGCGGCGAGGAATTCTGCATCGCGGTATGGAATTGCGAAACCGGCCCGGCGGTGCGGCTGGCCGAAAGGATCAGGCAGGCATTCGCCTCGCTCGAGCATTCCGGTCTCAACGACGACATTCGCCTGACCGCGAGTTTCGGTGTGGCGACGGCGCGCGACGGAGAGACCTATGAGCAATTGTTCGCCCGCGCCGACGAAGCGCTGTACCGCGCGAAAACGAACGGGCGCGATCGCGTGGTCAACGCCGAGGAACGGCGCCTCGATCCTGCTTCCGCCAGACCGCAATCCGAACTCATCGAATTGAAGCGCGCGGCGGCCGAGCGCTAG